Below is a genomic region from bacterium.
GGTAATAGTCATCGGGAGTGCACCTGGCTTAGCGACGATAACCGCAGAAGGTAGTAGGCAATCACATGATGCTACGAAAACCAGTTTTCGCTTTGACGAAAGAAACCCTTTCTTCACGGTGTATGTTACCGTGATTTGAGCTTCGCCTGTGCTGAATGCTTTAGCGCCATCGCTCTGACCACAAGCAAAGACATCTCCGTCTGGAGCAACCAAACCGGCGAAGACAGAAAGATAGCAATCTGTATCACCACTGATAGGAAGTACAAACCTACCTTTGCTATTGAATTCAGCTATCGTCAAACGAACCATCGTCGCTTTCGAATCATCAATTCCCGTTGGGTAGGAATCGGATCGCCATCCGACCATTGCCACAGTCGTCTCTGGCGGCCATTTCCAATAGGCCTGAAGTACCCCAGCATTCTTTTCTAGGCGTGTTGCTGTAACATCGGGCAGATTGGCAAATTTCTGTGTGACTCCAACTACAGCAATCTGTGCATTGATTGTAAGCGCAGTGTAATATGCGACAGCTTGCTCGGGTTTCTCATCGATTGCCTCATTTTCACCGATGGATCGTAGTAATATGCCTAGAGAGTCAACCTGTGATTTCGTAATTGAGGCTCCTTGCTTCATGGAAAGTGGTTGGCGTGACCTTACAATACTAACTTCACCGCATAAAGGTGGTGTCCAAGACGCCTTTACCTTTTTTTCATCAAGTATGAGGCGAAACGATGCCAGAGCAGTAGGAAGCGGCTCTGGCCTTGCCGAGATGATTGCCCCATTGCTCAATTTCGCCTTGCCATCAGTTCCCCGAAACTGGCAAAAAACGCCATAATAATAAGTTTGACCATTAGTGACTTGCCGATCTACAGCAGTAGTCTGGTTGGAGATCGGGATATTATCCCCGTCAACTGGTGACGATGGGGCGCGGTCTGTACGTCGAACTACCTGGATGCCGAGTACCTTCCCAGGGAGCGACCACGAAAGGTTGATCAGGCCGTCAGAAGGGATTACTGATAACCCCTCTACATCAGACGTGACTAATACCGGTGAAGAAATAGCCCCCGTTGATGAAAAAACATCACCGCGAACTGCGAAGATTGCATAAAAGCATGCCATCCCGACAGGTGCTTTTAGATCATCAAACATTGTGGCAGTTGTTTGTGCCACATCATCACCATCTTGTCTCAACGAGGGCGTGCCACCGACTTTTCGAACTATTGCGTACCCACTCACTCCTTGTGAGGAACTTGCATGCCACTGTAATGAGACACGTCGTTGATCCAGGCTGACAGTAAGGCTTGATGGGGGAGAAGGAGGTAAACGGCGTAGCGCATCACTCGCCTCCGAGCAGTCAGTGCAAATAATTACGATGCCAGCATAATCTCTTGCAGCTTCTTCTTTTCGCCCCGCAGCCTCCTCCTGTCTAGCTTTTGATAGCAATGACTTAACATCGTCGATACCGTTGAAAACAACCTTCAACAGAGTTGTAGCGTCAGCGTTTGATCGATCCTTCTGGAGAAGTGACTCCAATAGTTGTTGTGCCTTAAAGAGCTGACGTTCACTTACGGCAGTGCGCGCGTCATGTAACACTTGATCAATATTGCCGCGTCCTCGTTGTAGCAGATCTTCGAGTTCTCGTAGCTCGGTATTTCCAGATCCGACATCGACTTTCGCTTTGGCAATAAGATTCTGGGCGTCACTCAAGGCATTTGCTTTGATAAGTCTCCGAACTTCACTCAATGTGTAGGAGAATGAGGCTGCAGTATCGGCATCTAATCCGCATTTATCGCATCGTCCAACGCGTGATGCAAACACATTCCCGCATTTGGGACAGGCGATGCGAAAAGCATAACCACATATACAGGTCACTGCTTCTTTTGGATTAGGCTTCTGGCATGAAGGACAAACGACTTCATCGGTAGGAATTGAAGGCATTTGGATACTGTAGCCTTCACTTCGAGTACGCTCCAGAATGATTTGCATTGCTACGGGTTTCGGAATGGTGCCTTCAACACTTCGAAGCAAAGTCTCAATATAATCAGCCGTAAGTATCTTTTCTGAAGGAGTAAGTTTCTTATCCTTCTCTGATCGAATCTTCATGTCTAGCGCATCAAGCATCGGGCGGATACGTTCTTCGCCGATTGTGCGAAGGTATTGCCGGCGCCTCATGGGGTCTTTAAGGAGGAGTTCTTCGATAGAGGCGATTAAATTCCCATGAATAGGCTTCAAAGCGCCATCA
It encodes:
- a CDS encoding zinc ribbon domain-containing protein translates to MSFFSKKDTYVFSGVEIPEDIFEVLGIDITCDSTTIISAKIEEMRKKWSQSQSTGTDIYRLKIDSIYTPILTDASQRQDYRVFIQARRQKELEARVRDARVQADLILKDQNASDDQKKRFIRMYSHPFGPTAGELEKWLSGPRTANAPTLPPLEGVLRLLFDLSVEPLPPHKAKTIAENCQKLGKSNLYDYLGVDLSYAEDDARLTSAKKAHEDEKNRLGNTGLDGALKPIHGNLIASIEELLLKDPMRRRQYLRTIGEERIRPMLDALDMKIRSEKDKKLTPSEKILTADYIETLLRSVEGTIPKPVAMQIILERTRSEGYSIQMPSIPTDEVVCPSCQKPNPKEAVTCICGYAFRIACPKCGNVFASRVGRCDKCGLDADTAASFSYTLSEVRRLIKANALSDAQNLIAKAKVDVGSGNTELRELEDLLQRGRGNIDQVLHDARTAVSERQLFKAQQLLESLLQKDRSNADATTLLKVVFNGIDDVKSLLSKARQEEAAGRKEEAARDYAGIVIICTDCSEASDALRRLPPSPPSSLTVSLDQRRVSLQWHASSSQGVSGYAIVRKVGGTPSLRQDGDDVAQTTATMFDDLKAPVGMACFYAIFAVRGDVFSSTGAISSPVLVTSDVEGLSVIPSDGLINLSWSLPGKVLGIQVVRRTDRAPSSPVDGDNIPISNQTTAVDRQVTNGQTYYYGVFCQFRGTDGKAKLSNGAIISARPEPLPTALASFRLILDEKKVKASWTPPLCGEVSIVRSRQPLSMKQGASITKSQVDSLGILLRSIGENEAIDEKPEQAVAYYTALTINAQIAVVGVTQKFANLPDVTATRLEKNAGVLQAYWKWPPETTVAMVGWRSDSYPTGIDDSKATMVRLTIAEFNSKGRFVLPISGDTDCYLSVFAGLVAPDGDVFACGQSDGAKAFSTGEAQITVTYTVKKGFLSSKRKLVFVASCDCLLPSAVIVAKPGALPMTIT